A DNA window from Deltaproteobacteria bacterium contains the following coding sequences:
- a CDS encoding ATP-binding cassette domain-containing protein, with the protein MAVIEARELRKSYNGVEAVRGVSFEVCEGETFGFLGPNGAGKTTTISILCTLLSADSGTALVNGYDCMRQSRLVRSSIGLVFQEVTLDNELTARENLMFHCYMYGMERATAEERIDEILEVVGLSGRRDDFVKTFSGGMKRRLEIARGLLHRPRVLFLDEPTLGLDPQTRSSVWEFIRAMKKDEGNTVFMTTHYMDEAEVCDRIAIIDGGRIIACDTPERLKASIKGDRIFLRTSDNARAAREIRERFGLVVTSVGSGLVLIVKGGERFIPRLFETLSTEILTVNLKRPTLDDVFLHHTGREMRDSDAGEPAGRR; encoded by the coding sequence ATGGCGGTCATAGAGGCAAGGGAGCTCAGGAAGAGCTATAACGGTGTCGAGGCCGTGCGGGGCGTGAGCTTCGAGGTCTGCGAGGGCGAGACCTTCGGTTTTCTCGGACCAAACGGCGCCGGCAAGACGACGACCATAAGCATACTCTGCACGCTGCTCTCCGCGGACTCGGGGACGGCCCTCGTCAACGGCTACGATTGCATGAGGCAGTCGCGGCTCGTGCGCTCCTCCATCGGCCTCGTCTTCCAGGAGGTGACGCTCGACAACGAGCTGACGGCCCGGGAGAACCTCATGTTCCACTGCTACATGTACGGCATGGAGCGCGCGACGGCGGAGGAGAGGATAGACGAGATACTGGAGGTGGTGGGGCTTTCGGGCAGGCGCGACGACTTCGTCAAGACCTTCTCGGGCGGCATGAAGCGCCGGCTCGAGATAGCGCGGGGGCTTTTGCACCGTCCCCGGGTCCTCTTCCTCGACGAACCGACCCTGGGGCTCGATCCCCAGACCCGGAGCAGCGTGTGGGAGTTCATAAGGGCCATGAAGAAGGACGAGGGCAACACGGTCTTCATGACGACCCACTACATGGACGAGGCCGAGGTCTGCGACCGCATCGCCATAATCGACGGCGGCCGCATAATCGCCTGCGACACGCCCGAAAGGCTGAAGGCCTCGATAAAGGGTGATCGCATATTCCTTCGCACAAGCGACAACGCCAGGGCGGCCAGGGAGATCAGGGAGCGCTTCGGTCTCGTGGTGACCTCCGTGGGATCGGGGCTCGTCCTCATAGTAAAGGGTGGCGAGCGCTTCATCCCCAGGCTCTTCGAAACGCTTTCGACCGAGATACTGACGGTCAACCTCAAGCGTCCCACGCTCGACGACGTCTTCCTCCACCACACGGGCCGCGAGATGCGCGACTCCGATGCCGGCGAGCCCGCGGGCCGGCGGTGA
- a CDS encoding PAS domain-containing sensor histidine kinase yields the protein MTDAALLDAIVREMHTGVVVIDSSRRVVHANPFFIESFRVAGEPRGKLLDAIIGDGAVSGAVDRFIDSGAIPEGKIDFCEGGRFYKVRFVPLRGDDGARLVLFLQDVTEEKRVEAIKKDFVANVSHELRTPLASIKGYSETLLDGAVEDRRTLSEFLRIIDRHATRMTRLIEDLLTLSRLESQPLVMDSRPVDMGEVITASAAGFAKQAADKGIGLAVSVPPGLPTVCCDRDRIEQVLVNLLDNAIKYTPNGGSVEVSARDDGACVRVEVRDTGIGIPAGDIPRIFERFYRVDKARSRAMGGTGLGLAIVKHIIQAHDGTVSVESAPGEGSTFAFTLKRGSGDCC from the coding sequence ATGACCGACGCGGCGCTTCTCGACGCCATAGTGAGGGAGATGCACACCGGCGTGGTCGTAATCGACAGCTCGCGCCGCGTGGTCCACGCCAACCCCTTCTTCATCGAATCCTTCCGCGTCGCGGGAGAGCCCCGCGGGAAGCTCCTCGACGCCATAATCGGCGACGGCGCCGTCTCCGGGGCCGTGGACCGCTTCATCGACAGCGGCGCCATCCCCGAGGGCAAGATCGACTTCTGCGAGGGCGGCAGGTTCTACAAGGTCAGGTTCGTTCCGCTGAGAGGCGACGACGGCGCGCGGCTTGTGCTCTTTTTGCAGGACGTGACCGAGGAGAAACGGGTCGAGGCCATAAAAAAAGACTTCGTGGCAAACGTCTCGCACGAGCTCAGAACGCCCCTTGCCAGCATCAAGGGCTACTCCGAAACGCTCCTTGACGGCGCCGTCGAGGACAGGCGCACCCTTTCCGAGTTCCTGCGCATAATAGACAGGCATGCAACGCGCATGACCCGGCTCATCGAGGACCTCCTCACCCTCTCGCGGCTCGAGTCCCAGCCGCTCGTCATGGACTCGCGCCCCGTCGACATGGGCGAGGTCATAACGGCCAGCGCCGCCGGCTTTGCAAAACAGGCGGCCGACAAGGGGATAGGGCTCGCCGTAAGCGTCCCGCCGGGGCTTCCGACCGTCTGCTGCGACCGCGACAGGATAGAGCAGGTGCTCGTCAACCTCCTCGACAACGCCATAAAGTACACGCCCAACGGCGGGAGCGTCGAGGTCTCGGCCCGCGACGACGGCGCTTGCGTAAGGGTCGAGGTGCGGGACACGGGCATCGGCATTCCGGCCGGCGACATTCCGAGGATCTTCGAGAGGTTCTACAGGGTCGACAAGGCGAGGAGCCGCGCCATGGGCGGGACGGGGCTGGGCCTGGCCATCGTAAAACACATCATCCAGGCCCACGACGGCACCGTATCGGTGGAGAGCGCGCCGGGCGAGGGCTCGACCTTCGCCTTCACCCTCAAGCGCGGAAGCGGGGATTGCTGTTGA